In Kitasatospora sp. NBC_00240, the following are encoded in one genomic region:
- a CDS encoding discoidin domain-containing protein, producing the protein MAGGDLALNRPTTASSTETADFPASNATDGSYGRRWSSQYADPQWLQVDLGATTGIGEVKLTWENAYAKAYQIQTSNDGATWTTIYSTTTGTGGVNDLTGLSGSGRYIRMNATQRATTYGYSLWEFEVHGA; encoded by the coding sequence GTGGCCGGCGGCGATCTGGCCCTGAACCGGCCGACCACCGCGTCCTCCACGGAGACCGCCGACTTCCCCGCCAGCAACGCCACCGACGGCAGCTACGGCAGGCGCTGGTCCAGCCAGTACGCCGACCCGCAGTGGCTGCAGGTCGACCTCGGCGCCACGACCGGCATCGGCGAGGTGAAGCTGACCTGGGAGAACGCCTACGCCAAGGCCTACCAGATCCAGACCTCCAACGACGGGGCCACCTGGACCACCATCTACTCCACCACCACCGGCACCGGCGGCGTCAACGACCTGACCGGGCTCAGCGGCTCGGGCCGGTACATCCGGATGAACGCGACCCAGCGCGCCACCACCTACGGCTACTCCCTGTGGGAGTTCGAGGTCCACGGCGCGTAG
- a CDS encoding alpha-galactosidase — protein MSTMNSPTSSSRSRRSVALLATALVLAAGPLTTIGAQPASALDNGVATTPPMGWNTWNSFGCSINEQLIRTSADLLVSSGMKDAGYDTVIVDDCWFDPQRDAQGNIHGDPVRFPGGMKALGDYIHSKGLKFGIYEVPTDLTCAQRLGNYPGATGSQGHEQQDADSFAAWGVDYLKYDWCSQVGTLDEQVAAFSTMRNALHNTGRPIVYSINPNSYHADKTGATYDWSAVANMWRTTEDISATWDKHKTANSWSMGVMDIVHINGRLGRQAGPGHWNDPDMMEVGVGSMSETEYRSHFSLWAQMASPLVAGNVLTTMTSAVKGVLTNHDVIAVDQDSLGRQARIVADSDTELVTVRELANGDRSVTLTNSGESAATVSTTVAELGIAGAPSYTVKNLWTGASSSTTGALSAALAPHESAMYRITPDGTISTTQAPPANATYEIDSATTPGQVIDDPNNSTSNNTQLITWDRKNGNNQRWILTANADGSYAVKNKVSGKCLDIRGGSPDAGAAVIQYSCDSAKPNQKFALTPAGNNGYQLVARSSGLAVTPSGSVKGSVLTQQPVATGQAWTLVRTN, from the coding sequence ATGTCCACCATGAATTCCCCCACCTCCTCGTCCCGTTCCCGCAGGTCGGTGGCGCTGCTGGCCACCGCCCTGGTGCTGGCCGCCGGCCCGCTCACGACAATCGGCGCCCAGCCCGCGTCCGCCCTGGACAACGGCGTGGCCACCACCCCGCCGATGGGCTGGAACACCTGGAACTCGTTCGGCTGCTCCATCAACGAGCAGCTGATTCGCACCTCCGCCGACCTCCTGGTCAGCTCCGGCATGAAGGACGCGGGCTACGACACCGTCATCGTCGACGACTGCTGGTTCGACCCCCAGCGTGACGCCCAGGGCAACATCCACGGGGATCCCGTGCGCTTCCCCGGCGGGATGAAGGCCCTCGGCGACTACATCCACTCCAAGGGCCTGAAGTTCGGCATCTACGAGGTGCCCACCGACCTGACCTGCGCCCAGCGCCTCGGCAACTACCCGGGGGCGACCGGCAGCCAGGGGCACGAGCAGCAGGACGCGGACAGCTTCGCCGCCTGGGGTGTCGACTACCTCAAGTACGACTGGTGCTCCCAGGTCGGTACCCTCGACGAGCAGGTCGCCGCCTTCAGCACGATGCGCAACGCGCTGCACAACACCGGCCGCCCCATCGTGTACAGCATCAACCCCAACAGCTACCACGCGGACAAGACCGGAGCCACCTACGACTGGTCCGCCGTCGCCAACATGTGGCGGACCACCGAGGACATCAGCGCGACCTGGGACAAGCACAAGACGGCCAACTCCTGGTCCATGGGCGTCATGGACATCGTCCACATCAACGGCCGCCTCGGACGCCAGGCCGGCCCGGGCCACTGGAACGACCCGGACATGATGGAGGTCGGCGTCGGCAGCATGAGCGAGACCGAGTACCGCTCGCACTTCAGCCTCTGGGCCCAGATGGCCTCACCCCTCGTCGCGGGCAACGTACTCACCACCATGACGTCGGCCGTCAAGGGCGTCCTCACCAACCACGACGTGATCGCCGTCGACCAGGACAGCCTCGGACGTCAGGCCCGCATCGTCGCCGACTCCGACACCGAACTGGTGACCGTCCGTGAACTGGCGAACGGCGACCGGTCGGTGACCCTCACCAACTCCGGCGAGAGCGCCGCCACGGTGTCCACCACCGTCGCCGAGCTCGGCATCGCCGGGGCCCCCTCCTACACCGTCAAGAACCTGTGGACCGGGGCCTCCAGCAGCACGACCGGCGCCCTCTCCGCCGCCCTGGCCCCCCACGAGAGCGCCATGTACCGCATCACCCCCGACGGCACGATCAGCACCACCCAGGCACCCCCCGCAAACGCCACCTACGAGATCGACTCCGCCACCACTCCCGGACAGGTGATCGACGACCCCAACAACTCCACCAGCAACAACACCCAGCTGATCACCTGGGACCGCAAGAACGGCAACAACCAGCGCTGGATCCTCACCGCCAACGCCGACGGCAGCTACGCCGTGAAGAACAAGGTCTCCGGCAAGTGCCTGGACATCCGCGGCGGCTCCCCGGACGCCGGCGCGGCCGTCATCCAGTACTCCTGCGACTCGGCCAAGCCCAACCAGAAGTTCGCCCTCACGCCGGCCGGCAACAACGGGTACCAGCTCGTCGCCCGGAGCAGCGGCCTCGCCGTCACCCCGAGCGGCAGCGTCAAGGGCTCCGTCCTCACCCAGCAGCCCGTCGCCACCGGGCAGGCCTGGACCCTCGTCCGGACCAACTGA